In one Lolium rigidum isolate FL_2022 chromosome 3, APGP_CSIRO_Lrig_0.1, whole genome shotgun sequence genomic region, the following are encoded:
- the LOC124702742 gene encoding probable potassium transporter 16 isoform X2 → MAMSSGRSNHEIVPYSGDLEVPVQPVDVQRQDSLYLDATRPAHGGHHGRDSWLRTLRLGFQCVGILYADLGTSPLYVYSNTFKYGIGHEDDVLGVLSLIIYSFLLFALIKIIFIALYANDDGEGGTFALYSLISRYARVALIPNQQAEDELVSSSSRHRKPSAPFRRAQWMKNLLEASKPAKLTLFFLTIFATALAISDSILTPSISVLSAVNGLKLRSPNLTTDQVVWITVGILVAFFAVQHLGTVKIGYTFAPIVVIWLLLISGIGIYDLIKYDVGTLKAFNPKYIIDYFRRNKKKGWVSLGEILLCFTGTEALYADLGYFSIKSIQLSFSFGLLPSVLLSYIGQAAYLRKHMDMQYVPNAFFNSIPSTLFWPTFVLALTTSVIGSQAMVSCAFATMSHLQTLSCFPRVKILHTSSRYSGHLYIPEVNFFLCVASVIVTISFRTTGFIAKAHEICVALVMVITTLLMTIVMLLVWKVNILWIALFFAVFMSTETIYLSAVLYKFTQGPYFPLAMSAVLMVIMMVWHYVHVKRYKYELQHTVSPDEVKTLLERHDLKRVPGLGLFYTELVQGIPPIFPHLIEKIPTVHSVIVFISVKHLPIPHVDVSERFLFRQVEPKESMVFRCVARYGYRDTLEAANDFVATLVEYLQYYVRDLSLYCTAEPLRTSYPSIRIDSFSWDKKHSGHGSGIHAEEMLTPIQSFSELTMHQVGMSSRLGIFQPAKMNLEEMLRIEEDQKVIQREVDNGVIYILGETEVVAKPHSNLIKKIAVNYIFNFLRKNSRKGEKMFSIPRGKLLKVCIAYEI, encoded by the exons ATGGCAATGTCTAGTGGAAGAAGTAACCACGAGATCGTGCCCTACAGCGGCGATCTTGAGGTGCCGGTGCAGCCGGTGGACGTCCAGCGGCAGGACTCCCTCTACCTCGACGCCACCAGACCTGCACACGGCGGCCACCATGGACGG GATAGCTGGCTGCGGACGTTGCGGCTGGGGTTCCAGTGCGTGGGGATCCTCTACGCCGACCTCGGCACGTCGCCGCTCTACGTCTACTCCAACACCTTCAAGTACGGCATCGGCCATGAGGACGACGTCCTCGGCGTCCTCTCCCTCATCATCTACAGCTTCCTGCTCTTCGccctgatcaagatcatcttcatcgccCTATACGCCAACGACGACGGCGAAG GTGGGACTTTTGCTCTCTACTCGCTCATCTCGCGCTACGCAAGGGTGGCCCTCATCCCCAACCAGCAGGCCGAGGATGAGCTCGTTTCAAGCTCCAGCCGTCACAGAAAGCCGTCGGCACCATTTAGGAGAGCGCAGTGGATGAAGAATCTGCTGGAGGCCAGCAAACCAGCAAAGCTTACGCTCTTCTTCCTCACCATCTTCGCCACCGCGCTCGCCATCAGCGACAGCATTCTAACCCCTTCCATCTCCG TACTGTCAGCGGTCAACGGCCTCAAACTGAGATCGCCTAATCTGACGACAG ATCAAGTAGTATGGATCACAGTGGGGATTTTGGTGGCTTTCTTCGCGGTGCAGCACCTCGGGACCGTCAAGATTGGTTACACGTTTGCTCCAATTGTTGTTATTTGGCTCCTCCTCATCTCTGGGATCGGGATTTATGACCTGATCAAGTACGATGTTGGCACACTCAAGGCATTTAACCCGAAATACATCATCGACTATTTTCGAAGAAACAAGAAGAAAGGATGGGTTTCGCTTGGTGAAATCCTTCTTTGCTTTACAG GCACAGAAGCCCTCTATGCTGATTTAGGATACTTCAGCATAAAGTCAATTCAG CTGAGCTTTAGCTTTGGCTTACTACCATCTGTGCTGCTCAGTTATATTGGGCAAGCAGCTTACCTAAGGAAACACATGGACATGCAATATGTACCAAACGCTTTCTTCAATTCCATTCCAA GCACTCTGTTCTGGCCAACGTTCGTCCTAGCGCTTACCACTTCAGTCATCGGCAGCCAAGCCATGGTGTCCTGCGCCTTTGCGACCATGTCACATCTACAAACGCTCAGCTGCTTCCCAAGGGTGAAGATACTGCACACGTCAAGCCGCTATTCAGGCCATCTCTACATCCCTGAAGTGAACTTCTTTCTTTGCGTGGCTTCTGTTATTGTGACCATAAGCTTCAGGACAACTGGTTTCATCGCCAAAGCACATG AAATATGTGTGGCCCTTGTGATGGTGATCACAACACTGTTGATGACAATCGTGATGCTCCTTGTGTGGAAAGTGAACATCTTGTGGATCGCTCTCTTCTTCGCAGTCTTCATGTCCACAGAGACCATCTACCTATCGGCGGTTCTATACAAGTTCACACAGGGCCCCTACTTCCCCTTGGCCATGTCGGCCGTTCTCATGGTGATCATGATGGTATGGCACTATGTGCACGTGAAACGCTACAAGTACGAGCTCCAGCACACCGTGTCGCCCGATGAGGTGAAGACTCTTCTGGAGCGCCACGACCTGAAGAGGGTTCCGGGGCTCGGCCTCTTCTACACCGAGCTGGTGCAAGGGATTCCTCCCATATTCCCTCACCTCATCGAGAAGATCCCCACCGTCCACTCGGTCATCGTCTTCATCTCGGTGAAGCACCTCCCGATCCCCCACGTCGATGTCTCGGAGCGCTTCCTCTTCCGGCAGGTCGAGCCCAAGGAGAGCATGGTGTTCCGGTGTGTTGCTCGGTACGGATACCGGGACACCCTCGAGGCGGCCAACGACTTCGTCGCCACTCTCGTCGAGTACCTCCAATACTATGTCCGGGACCTCAGCCTCTACTGCACAGCCGAGCCACTAAGGACGAGCTACCCTAGCATTCGAATCGATAGCTTTTCTTGGGACAAAAAACACTCGGGGCATGGCAGCGGCATCCATGCCGAGGAGATGCTTACACCAATCCAATCCTTCTCTGAACTCACAATGcatcaagttggtatgagcagcCGCCTGGGAATATTTCAG CCGGCCAAGATGAACCTAGAGGAGATGTTAAGGATTGAGGAGGACCAAAAGGTGATCCAACGGGAGGTGGATAATGGTGTGATTTACATACTTGGGGAGACTGAAGTGGTGGCCAAACCTCACTCCAACCTCATTAAGAAGATTGCTGTAAACTACATCTTCAACTTTCTCAGGAAGAACTCTCGGAAAGGAGAGAAGATGTTCTCCATTCCACGGGGGAAACTGCTCAAGGTTTGCATCGCATATGAAATTTGA
- the LOC124702742 gene encoding probable potassium transporter 16 isoform X1 encodes MAMSSGRSNHEIVPYSGDLEVPVQPVDVQRQDSLYLDATRPAHGGHHGRDSWLRTLRLGFQCVGILYADLGTSPLYVYSNTFKYGIGHEDDVLGVLSLIIYSFLLFALIKIIFIALYANDDGEGGTFALYSLISRYARVALIPNQQAEDELVSSSSRHRKPSAPFRRAQWMKNLLEASKPAKLTLFFLTIFATALAISDSILTPSISVLSAVNGLKLRSPNLTTDQVVWITVGILVAFFAVQHLGTVKIGYTFAPIVVIWLLLISGIGIYDLIKYDVGTLKAFNPKYIIDYFRRNKKKGWVSLGEILLCFTGTEALYADLGYFSIKSIQLSFSFGLLPSVLLSYIGQAAYLRKHMDMQYVPNAFFNSIPSTLFWPTFVLALTTSVIGSQAMVSCAFATMSHLQTLSCFPRVKILHTSSRYSGHLYIPEVNFFLCVASVIVTISFRTTGFIAKAHGKKMHERFFFPFTYCFKSQHKHIISILNYVYLCTEICVALVMVITTLLMTIVMLLVWKVNILWIALFFAVFMSTETIYLSAVLYKFTQGPYFPLAMSAVLMVIMMVWHYVHVKRYKYELQHTVSPDEVKTLLERHDLKRVPGLGLFYTELVQGIPPIFPHLIEKIPTVHSVIVFISVKHLPIPHVDVSERFLFRQVEPKESMVFRCVARYGYRDTLEAANDFVATLVEYLQYYVRDLSLYCTAEPLRTSYPSIRIDSFSWDKKHSGHGSGIHAEEMLTPIQSFSELTMHQVGMSSRLGIFQPAKMNLEEMLRIEEDQKVIQREVDNGVIYILGETEVVAKPHSNLIKKIAVNYIFNFLRKNSRKGEKMFSIPRGKLLKVCIAYEI; translated from the exons ATGGCAATGTCTAGTGGAAGAAGTAACCACGAGATCGTGCCCTACAGCGGCGATCTTGAGGTGCCGGTGCAGCCGGTGGACGTCCAGCGGCAGGACTCCCTCTACCTCGACGCCACCAGACCTGCACACGGCGGCCACCATGGACGG GATAGCTGGCTGCGGACGTTGCGGCTGGGGTTCCAGTGCGTGGGGATCCTCTACGCCGACCTCGGCACGTCGCCGCTCTACGTCTACTCCAACACCTTCAAGTACGGCATCGGCCATGAGGACGACGTCCTCGGCGTCCTCTCCCTCATCATCTACAGCTTCCTGCTCTTCGccctgatcaagatcatcttcatcgccCTATACGCCAACGACGACGGCGAAG GTGGGACTTTTGCTCTCTACTCGCTCATCTCGCGCTACGCAAGGGTGGCCCTCATCCCCAACCAGCAGGCCGAGGATGAGCTCGTTTCAAGCTCCAGCCGTCACAGAAAGCCGTCGGCACCATTTAGGAGAGCGCAGTGGATGAAGAATCTGCTGGAGGCCAGCAAACCAGCAAAGCTTACGCTCTTCTTCCTCACCATCTTCGCCACCGCGCTCGCCATCAGCGACAGCATTCTAACCCCTTCCATCTCCG TACTGTCAGCGGTCAACGGCCTCAAACTGAGATCGCCTAATCTGACGACAG ATCAAGTAGTATGGATCACAGTGGGGATTTTGGTGGCTTTCTTCGCGGTGCAGCACCTCGGGACCGTCAAGATTGGTTACACGTTTGCTCCAATTGTTGTTATTTGGCTCCTCCTCATCTCTGGGATCGGGATTTATGACCTGATCAAGTACGATGTTGGCACACTCAAGGCATTTAACCCGAAATACATCATCGACTATTTTCGAAGAAACAAGAAGAAAGGATGGGTTTCGCTTGGTGAAATCCTTCTTTGCTTTACAG GCACAGAAGCCCTCTATGCTGATTTAGGATACTTCAGCATAAAGTCAATTCAG CTGAGCTTTAGCTTTGGCTTACTACCATCTGTGCTGCTCAGTTATATTGGGCAAGCAGCTTACCTAAGGAAACACATGGACATGCAATATGTACCAAACGCTTTCTTCAATTCCATTCCAA GCACTCTGTTCTGGCCAACGTTCGTCCTAGCGCTTACCACTTCAGTCATCGGCAGCCAAGCCATGGTGTCCTGCGCCTTTGCGACCATGTCACATCTACAAACGCTCAGCTGCTTCCCAAGGGTGAAGATACTGCACACGTCAAGCCGCTATTCAGGCCATCTCTACATCCCTGAAGTGAACTTCTTTCTTTGCGTGGCTTCTGTTATTGTGACCATAAGCTTCAGGACAACTGGTTTCATCGCCAAAGCACATGGTAAGAAAATGCATGagcgttttttttttccttttacgtATTGTTTTAAATCTCAACACAAGCACATAATTAGTATACTAAACTACGTATACTTGTGTACAGAAATATGTGTGGCCCTTGTGATGGTGATCACAACACTGTTGATGACAATCGTGATGCTCCTTGTGTGGAAAGTGAACATCTTGTGGATCGCTCTCTTCTTCGCAGTCTTCATGTCCACAGAGACCATCTACCTATCGGCGGTTCTATACAAGTTCACACAGGGCCCCTACTTCCCCTTGGCCATGTCGGCCGTTCTCATGGTGATCATGATGGTATGGCACTATGTGCACGTGAAACGCTACAAGTACGAGCTCCAGCACACCGTGTCGCCCGATGAGGTGAAGACTCTTCTGGAGCGCCACGACCTGAAGAGGGTTCCGGGGCTCGGCCTCTTCTACACCGAGCTGGTGCAAGGGATTCCTCCCATATTCCCTCACCTCATCGAGAAGATCCCCACCGTCCACTCGGTCATCGTCTTCATCTCGGTGAAGCACCTCCCGATCCCCCACGTCGATGTCTCGGAGCGCTTCCTCTTCCGGCAGGTCGAGCCCAAGGAGAGCATGGTGTTCCGGTGTGTTGCTCGGTACGGATACCGGGACACCCTCGAGGCGGCCAACGACTTCGTCGCCACTCTCGTCGAGTACCTCCAATACTATGTCCGGGACCTCAGCCTCTACTGCACAGCCGAGCCACTAAGGACGAGCTACCCTAGCATTCGAATCGATAGCTTTTCTTGGGACAAAAAACACTCGGGGCATGGCAGCGGCATCCATGCCGAGGAGATGCTTACACCAATCCAATCCTTCTCTGAACTCACAATGcatcaagttggtatgagcagcCGCCTGGGAATATTTCAG CCGGCCAAGATGAACCTAGAGGAGATGTTAAGGATTGAGGAGGACCAAAAGGTGATCCAACGGGAGGTGGATAATGGTGTGATTTACATACTTGGGGAGACTGAAGTGGTGGCCAAACCTCACTCCAACCTCATTAAGAAGATTGCTGTAAACTACATCTTCAACTTTCTCAGGAAGAACTCTCGGAAAGGAGAGAAGATGTTCTCCATTCCACGGGGGAAACTGCTCAAGGTTTGCATCGCATATGAAATTTGA